Proteins found in one Bremerella volcania genomic segment:
- the egtD gene encoding L-histidine N(alpha)-methyltransferase: MIRSHTSSPSISEQAMAQLADERFLSDSLAGLKQSPKQLPCKYFYDQRGSQLFDQICETEDYYLTRTETAIMQRYAGEMGKCLGEGVMLVEFGSGSSIKTRYLLDHLIDPVAYVPVDISREHLRASAGQISGDYPNIKVHPVCADFTKPFSLPNPKRRPSHDAVYFPGSTIGNFQPSQAKQLLASIAHMCGEQGGLLIGIDLRKDREILERAYNDDQGITAEFNLNLLHRMRKELGATLDVNAFEHHAFYNAEKGRIEIYLRSQIDQTIRLDGQTVHVEAGELIHTEYSHKYTIDGFAQMAADVGWTLRRWWTDENDYFAVLHLVVL, encoded by the coding sequence ATGATTCGCTCCCACACCTCATCACCTTCGATTTCTGAACAAGCCATGGCACAACTTGCCGACGAGCGATTCCTGAGCGACTCCCTAGCAGGCCTGAAGCAGTCGCCGAAACAACTGCCGTGCAAATACTTTTACGATCAGCGCGGTTCGCAATTGTTCGATCAGATCTGCGAGACGGAAGACTACTATCTCACCCGTACCGAAACTGCCATCATGCAGCGCTACGCCGGCGAGATGGGAAAGTGTCTCGGCGAGGGGGTCATGCTGGTCGAATTCGGGAGTGGCAGCAGCATCAAAACGCGTTATCTATTAGATCACCTGATCGATCCGGTGGCCTACGTTCCGGTCGACATCTCGCGCGAGCACCTGCGCGCGTCGGCAGGTCAGATCTCTGGCGACTACCCCAACATTAAAGTGCACCCGGTGTGCGCCGACTTTACCAAGCCGTTCTCACTCCCCAACCCTAAACGGCGGCCGAGTCACGATGCGGTTTACTTCCCTGGTTCGACCATCGGCAACTTTCAACCGAGCCAGGCCAAACAGTTGTTAGCCAGCATTGCCCACATGTGCGGCGAGCAAGGCGGGCTACTCATCGGCATCGACTTGAGAAAGGATCGAGAGATTCTCGAACGAGCTTACAACGACGATCAGGGCATCACCGCCGAGTTCAACCTCAACCTCTTGCATCGCATGCGTAAGGAACTCGGAGCCACACTCGACGTCAATGCGTTTGAACATCACGCTTTTTACAATGCCGAAAAGGGACGCATCGAAATCTATCTTCGCAGCCAAATCGACCAAACGATTCGGCTTGATGGCCAGACGGTTCACGTTGAAGCAGGCGAATTGATCCACACCGAGTACTCCCACAAGTACACCATCGATGGCTTCGCGCAGATGGCCGCGGACGTCGGATGGACGCTCCGCCGCTGGTGGACTGACGAGAACGACTACTTCGCGGTTCTCCACCTGGTCGTCCTGTAA
- the egtB gene encoding ergothioneine biosynthesis protein EgtB yields MASIPTDLSTRCSLLLPKYEAVRGFSHVLCEPLEIEDFVVQSMPDASPIRWHLAHTTWFFETFILKRFARNYQSIDPMYEYLFNSYYNGIGEQFPRPQRGLLTRPTVAQVMAYRREVDNRMGQLLLEASPEQSVQIAPLVELGLHHEQQHQELMLTDLKHALAQNPMYPAYESDAEQTTEKATLQSWHEVAGGIVEIGHTGNDFAYDNESPRHEALIPSLEIAGRLITNGEYLQFMDDGGYQRPELWLSLGWNTVQSQQWNAPLYWVRQGEAWHEFTLCGLRRLNEASPVTHVSYFEADAFARWQESRLPTEFEWETASRKVSVEGNFVESRTFHPAPTKETDGLRQMLGDVWEWTNSSYAPYPGFQPSEGAIGEYNGKFMCQQYVLRGGSCATSESHIRKTYRNFFPPEARWQFTGIRLAR; encoded by the coding sequence ATGGCCTCTATTCCAACGGACCTTTCAACTCGATGTAGTCTCTTGCTGCCGAAATACGAGGCGGTGCGTGGCTTCTCGCATGTCCTGTGTGAACCGCTCGAAATCGAGGACTTCGTCGTCCAATCGATGCCCGATGCCAGTCCGATTCGCTGGCACCTGGCCCATACAACTTGGTTTTTCGAGACCTTCATCCTGAAGCGTTTCGCCAGGAACTACCAGTCAATCGATCCAATGTACGAGTACCTCTTCAACTCGTACTACAACGGCATCGGCGAGCAGTTTCCGCGTCCCCAGCGAGGTTTGCTCACTCGGCCTACCGTGGCCCAAGTGATGGCCTATCGGCGAGAAGTCGACAACCGCATGGGACAACTTCTGCTGGAAGCCTCACCAGAACAGTCGGTCCAGATCGCTCCACTCGTGGAACTCGGACTGCATCACGAGCAACAACATCAGGAACTGATGCTGACCGATCTGAAGCACGCATTGGCTCAGAATCCGATGTATCCCGCCTATGAATCGGATGCCGAGCAAACAACGGAAAAAGCAACTTTGCAGTCGTGGCACGAAGTGGCGGGAGGCATTGTCGAAATTGGTCACACAGGTAACGATTTCGCATACGACAACGAATCGCCGCGGCACGAAGCCCTGATTCCATCGCTGGAAATCGCGGGTCGCCTGATCACCAACGGCGAATATCTTCAGTTCATGGATGATGGCGGTTACCAGCGGCCAGAACTCTGGCTTTCGCTCGGATGGAACACGGTCCAAAGCCAGCAGTGGAACGCGCCTCTTTACTGGGTTCGTCAAGGCGAAGCGTGGCACGAGTTCACGCTCTGCGGACTACGCCGTTTGAACGAGGCCAGCCCCGTCACGCACGTCAGCTACTTCGAGGCGGACGCATTCGCTCGCTGGCAAGAGAGTCGCTTGCCGACGGAGTTCGAGTGGGAAACGGCCAGTCGAAAGGTTTCCGTCGAAGGAAACTTCGTCGAGTCACGCACCTTCCACCCTGCCCCGACGAAAGAAACCGACGGCCTACGTCAAATGCTGGGCGATGTCTGGGAGTGGACCAACAGCAGCTACGCTCCCTACCCTGGTTTCCAGCCGTCTGAAGGAGCCATCGGCGAATACAACGGCAAGTTCATGTGTCAGCAGTACGTGCTGCGTGGTGGATCATGTGCCACGTCTGAGAGCCACATCCGCAAGACCTATCGCAATTTCTTCCCGCCGGAGGCCCGGTGGCAATTCACCGGCATTCGCTTGGCCAGATAG
- a CDS encoding adenine phosphoribosyltransferase, giving the protein MSEIDLKAYIRDIPDFPKPGILFRDITPLLANPHAFNEAIDQMAAHYEGKKIDAIVAAEARGFIFAAPLALKLNCGFVPVRKPGKLPFDTHSFHYELEYGTDTLEIHIDGVQPGQNVLMVDDLLATGGTMKACCNLVEKIGATVAGCCFLIHLKALEGEQRIAPFDSFSLIEY; this is encoded by the coding sequence ATGTCGGAAATTGATCTCAAGGCGTACATCCGCGATATCCCAGACTTCCCCAAGCCAGGCATCTTGTTTCGCGATATTACGCCGTTGCTGGCCAATCCGCATGCGTTCAATGAAGCAATCGATCAGATGGCGGCCCACTACGAGGGGAAGAAGATCGACGCGATCGTCGCTGCCGAAGCACGCGGCTTCATTTTCGCCGCTCCCTTGGCACTCAAGCTGAACTGCGGCTTTGTTCCGGTCCGCAAGCCTGGGAAGCTGCCGTTCGATACGCATTCGTTCCACTACGAACTGGAATATGGCACCGATACGCTGGAAATCCACATTGATGGCGTTCAGCCTGGACAGAACGTGCTGATGGTGGACGATCTCTTGGCGACCGGCGGGACGATGAAGGCCTGCTGTAACCTGGTCGAAAAGATCGGGGCTACGGTAGCCGGCTGCTGCTTCCTGATCCATCTGAAGGCCTTGGAAGGGGAACAGCGGATCGCTCCGTTCGATTCGTTCAGCCTGATCGAGTACTAA
- a CDS encoding sigma-70 family RNA polymerase sigma factor, giving the protein MATKTKRSETEFDDFESVQSPLETYLREINETALLSAKEERELATAIGNGDVAARDRMVRANLRLVVNIARGYTGKGLGLQDLIEEGNLGLLRAVEGFDPAMGTRFSTYASYWIKQSIKRALINCAKTIRIPAYMVELLSKWRRATNRLTEELGRTPTPEEIARVLGLQKKKLPIIKKAIRIYNSTPQTDQTDNGWSLGEMVTDERLKNPEEELVEHDDLKHVREMLKTMDGRESTVLKMRFGLHGEEPHTLKEIGEKLGLTRERVRQIETEALNRLAEGLQDPRERMLEGPIRRRTRR; this is encoded by the coding sequence ATGGCCACGAAGACCAAACGGAGTGAAACGGAGTTCGACGATTTCGAATCCGTGCAGAGCCCGCTCGAAACTTATTTGCGCGAGATCAACGAAACGGCTCTCCTTTCCGCCAAGGAAGAGCGTGAACTCGCCACGGCAATTGGAAACGGGGACGTCGCCGCTCGCGATCGGATGGTCCGCGCGAATCTCCGCCTGGTGGTGAACATTGCCCGGGGTTACACCGGCAAAGGCCTGGGGCTGCAGGACCTCATCGAAGAAGGCAACCTCGGACTCTTGCGTGCGGTCGAGGGGTTTGACCCGGCGATGGGAACCCGTTTCAGCACCTATGCCAGCTACTGGATCAAGCAGTCGATCAAGCGAGCCTTGATCAACTGCGCCAAGACGATCCGTATTCCGGCTTACATGGTGGAATTGCTTTCGAAGTGGCGCCGGGCAACCAACCGCCTGACGGAAGAGCTTGGTCGTACGCCAACTCCGGAAGAAATCGCTCGCGTGCTCGGCCTGCAGAAGAAGAAGCTGCCGATCATCAAGAAGGCGATCCGCATCTACAACAGCACCCCGCAAACCGATCAGACCGACAACGGCTGGTCGCTGGGCGAGATGGTGACCGACGAGCGGCTGAAGAATCCTGAAGAGGAACTGGTCGAACACGACGACCTGAAGCACGTCCGCGAAATGCTGAAGACGATGGACGGCCGAGAATCGACCGTCTTGAAGATGCGTTTCGGCCTGCACGGCGAAGAGCCTCATACGCTGAAGGAAATCGGCGAAAAGCTAGGCCTCACCCGCGAACGCGTCCGCCAGATCGAAACGGAAGCCCTGAACCGTCTGGCCGAAGGGCTACAAGACCCGCGCGAACGCATGCTGGAAGGCCCAATCCGACGTCGTACGCGACGTTAA
- a CDS encoding 30S ribosomal protein S1, whose translation MVNRNLIRNLESDDTLLAEIDSLASGTEDTWLDTIEMEESIEINKIVEGRILRMDEEFVLIDIGGKSEGSVPRDEWDEDEDPPEVGAVVRVLVEDVEDEFGRTDDPHGMVALSKRKARKIDDWERTMESIAEGQVVKGEVTRKIKGGLLVDIGVNVFLPASQVDIRRPHDIADYIGKTVECEVLKIDAERRNIVVSRRSLIERKRKSDRESLLKELEVGQTRKGVVKNIADFGAFVDLGGIDGLLHITDMSWGRIGHPTEMVNIDDEIEVQILNIDHEREKIALGLKQLTPSPWDGVEEKYPVGAKVKGSVVNVMSYGAFVKLEEGIEGLVHISEMSWTKRISHPSEIVNINDEIEVVILGINKEKQEISLGMKQTQSNPWENIKDRYPVESVVKGRVRNLTNYGAFVELEEGIDGLLHVSDMSWTRKIGHPSEMLEKGQEVECKVLSIDEERRRIALGLKQLESDPWATSIPEKYQPNQLVKGKVTKITNFGVFVGLEDGLEGLLHISELSDDKVENPENVVKVGEEIEVKILRVDTDDRKIGLSRKRVQWAEDEAPEGADAGGEGRSGSPAPSELKGGLGSSGPMFSMPSEEEKEEGS comes from the coding sequence ATGGTCAATCGTAATCTCATTCGCAATCTCGAAAGTGACGACACTCTTTTAGCAGAAATTGACAGCTTGGCGTCCGGCACCGAGGACACCTGGCTCGACACGATCGAGATGGAAGAATCGATCGAAATCAACAAAATCGTCGAGGGACGAATTCTTCGCATGGACGAAGAGTTTGTGCTGATCGACATCGGCGGGAAGAGCGAAGGCAGCGTTCCCCGCGACGAATGGGATGAAGACGAAGATCCGCCAGAGGTTGGGGCTGTTGTTCGTGTTCTCGTTGAAGACGTCGAAGATGAATTCGGCCGTACCGACGATCCGCACGGCATGGTTGCCCTGTCGAAGCGCAAGGCCCGCAAGATCGACGACTGGGAACGGACGATGGAATCCATCGCCGAGGGGCAGGTCGTCAAGGGGGAAGTCACCCGCAAAATCAAGGGTGGTTTGCTCGTCGATATCGGCGTCAACGTGTTCCTGCCGGCCAGCCAGGTCGACATTCGCCGTCCGCACGACATCGCCGATTACATCGGCAAGACGGTCGAGTGCGAAGTGCTCAAGATCGATGCCGAACGCCGTAACATCGTGGTCAGCCGTCGTTCGCTTATCGAACGTAAGCGCAAGAGCGATCGCGAATCGCTTTTGAAGGAACTGGAAGTCGGCCAAACCCGCAAGGGCGTCGTCAAGAACATCGCCGATTTTGGTGCGTTCGTCGACCTGGGCGGCATCGACGGTCTGCTGCACATCACCGACATGAGCTGGGGCCGCATCGGTCATCCGACCGAAATGGTCAACATCGACGACGAAATCGAAGTTCAGATCCTGAACATCGACCACGAACGCGAAAAGATCGCTCTGGGCCTGAAGCAACTGACCCCAAGCCCATGGGACGGCGTCGAAGAGAAGTACCCTGTTGGCGCCAAGGTCAAGGGTAGCGTCGTTAACGTCATGAGCTACGGTGCTTTCGTCAAGCTGGAAGAAGGCATCGAAGGTCTGGTTCACATCTCTGAAATGTCGTGGACCAAGCGTATCAGCCACCCCAGTGAAATCGTCAACATCAACGACGAAATCGAAGTGGTCATCCTGGGCATCAATAAGGAGAAGCAGGAAATCTCCTTGGGTATGAAGCAAACCCAGTCGAACCCTTGGGAAAACATCAAGGATCGTTACCCAGTCGAATCGGTCGTCAAGGGACGCGTTCGCAACCTCACCAACTACGGTGCGTTTGTCGAACTGGAAGAAGGGATCGACGGTCTGTTGCACGTCTCGGACATGTCGTGGACTCGCAAGATCGGTCACCCGAGCGAAATGCTCGAAAAGGGCCAGGAAGTCGAGTGCAAGGTCCTCAGCATTGACGAAGAACGTCGTCGTATCGCCCTGGGCCTCAAGCAGCTCGAATCCGATCCATGGGCGACCTCCATTCCCGAGAAGTACCAGCCCAACCAGTTGGTTAAGGGTAAGGTCACCAAGATCACCAACTTTGGCGTCTTCGTTGGTCTGGAAGACGGTCTGGAAGGTCTGCTGCATATCAGCGAGCTGTCGGACGACAAGGTTGAGAACCCCGAAAACGTCGTCAAGGTTGGCGAAGAGATCGAGGTCAAGATCTTGCGTGTCGATACGGACGATCGCAAGATCGGCCTGTCTCGCAAGCGTGTCCAATGGGCCGAAGACGAAGCTCCAGAAGGGGCCGACGCAGGCGGCGAAGGCCGATCCGGCTCGCCAGCTCCGAGCGAACTTAAGGGCGGTCTGGGCTCGAGCGGCCCAATGTTCTCGATGCCTTCGGAAGAAGAAAAAGAAGAAGGCAGCTAA
- a CDS encoding lysophospholipid acyltransferase family protein, translated as MREDKPAASHSWAQQLLYSFLRVVARIVAIGFYRIRLFGRENWPTEGGALVCSNHQGFMDPLLVGLCCDRQLNFLAKKSLFKFPLKSFIELLNAIPVNRAGTGLDGLKETLKRLRRGEMVLIFPEGTRSANGELGQIKPGFIAVARKGKSPIVPVAFDGSFQAWPKWQLLPSIDVVHVKIGKPISYDEISQMSDDELLSSLQARMGKLFHEVRYSRARSLNPRVHTTDKTQFA; from the coding sequence ATGCGTGAGGATAAGCCAGCCGCATCGCACTCGTGGGCTCAGCAGCTTCTCTATAGCTTTCTGCGGGTTGTCGCCCGAATCGTAGCGATTGGGTTCTATCGGATTCGCTTGTTTGGCCGTGAAAACTGGCCCACCGAGGGGGGAGCTTTGGTCTGCTCGAACCACCAAGGTTTCATGGATCCGCTCCTGGTAGGACTTTGTTGCGATCGACAGCTGAACTTTCTTGCCAAGAAGTCGCTTTTCAAGTTTCCCCTGAAGTCGTTCATTGAACTGCTCAATGCCATTCCAGTGAATCGAGCAGGCACGGGGTTGGACGGACTGAAAGAAACACTCAAGCGGCTCCGGCGCGGGGAAATGGTCCTGATTTTCCCGGAAGGAACCCGTAGCGCGAATGGCGAACTGGGTCAGATAAAACCAGGCTTCATCGCCGTTGCCCGGAAAGGAAAATCGCCGATCGTTCCGGTCGCGTTCGATGGATCGTTCCAGGCGTGGCCGAAGTGGCAACTGCTGCCCTCGATTGACGTGGTCCACGTGAAGATCGGGAAGCCTATCAGCTATGACGAGATTTCTCAGATGTCGGACGACGAGTTGCTATCATCGCTTCAGGCGCGAATGGGCAAACTTTTTCATGAGGTTCGGTACTCACGAGCACGTTCGCTGAATCCTCGCGTGCACACCACAGATAAGACGCAGTTTGCCTAA
- the cmk gene encoding (d)CMP kinase has protein sequence MIVTIDGPAGAGKSSISRRLADELGFEFLDTGAMYRAVALMGLRAKIDWDDTDRLVEFAKSATIDLSGRAVILDGEDVSHEIRSQEVTQVTRYAASNVGVREELVRLQREFAEGKDVVTEGRDQGTLVFPHAECKIFLTASPEERARRRVGDLARRGETVDFEDILQQQAKRDEEDTQREVGPLLKAEDAVEVMTDGMSEVEVLQKLVGIVQRYQHA, from the coding sequence ATGATTGTTACCATCGATGGCCCGGCCGGGGCGGGTAAGAGCAGCATTTCCCGGCGGCTGGCGGACGAACTCGGTTTTGAGTTTCTCGACACCGGGGCCATGTATCGGGCAGTCGCCCTGATGGGGCTCCGGGCCAAAATCGACTGGGACGATACGGATCGTCTCGTCGAGTTTGCGAAATCGGCCACGATCGACCTGTCGGGCCGAGCCGTAATTCTGGATGGCGAAGACGTTTCGCACGAGATTCGCTCGCAAGAGGTCACCCAGGTCACGCGATACGCGGCCAGCAATGTTGGTGTGCGGGAAGAACTCGTGCGACTTCAGCGGGAATTTGCCGAAGGTAAGGACGTCGTCACGGAGGGCCGTGATCAGGGAACGCTCGTTTTTCCTCATGCCGAGTGCAAGATCTTTCTGACGGCTTCCCCCGAGGAAAGGGCTCGTCGCCGAGTCGGTGACCTGGCAAGACGTGGCGAAACGGTCGATTTTGAAGACATTCTGCAGCAGCAAGCCAAGCGAGATGAAGAAGATACGCAGCGCGAGGTCGGTCCGCTTCTAAAGGCCGAGGATGCCGTTGAAGTGATGACCGATGGCATGTCGGAAGTTGAAGTCTTGCAGAAATTGGTCGGCATCGTACAGCGGTACCAGCATGCGTGA
- the dxr gene encoding 1-deoxy-D-xylulose-5-phosphate reductoisomerase → MRSSSSSKSSQNVVVLGATGSIGCSTLDVIRASKGAFTPFALTAHGRLDDLLKAAIKYQPKYIVASDDAAAQAFDWSQLPPETTLLTGTAGLQEVAAHSEADIIVSAIVGRAGLEGTFAAIAAGKRVALANKETLVVAGHLATKLAQESGAEILPVDSEHSAIFQALMAGSETDVRKVILTASGGPFRKFTQQQLLKVTADEALDHPTWKMGPKITVDSATMMNKALELIEAKWLFNLKVDQIDVVVHPQSIIHSIVEFVDGSMVAQMSPPDMRMPIQLAMTYPERTECPARKLDLTTAFSLEFEPPDYERFPALKLGKEVAERGGTCGAVLNAANEVAVQQFLEGKIRFVDIYRVCRHLLDEHPFESNPELTRLLELDAWAREESIKWITCCLRQAKDQACSNT, encoded by the coding sequence ATGCGTAGCTCGTCGTCCTCGAAATCCAGCCAAAACGTCGTCGTCCTGGGAGCCACCGGGAGCATCGGATGCAGCACGCTGGATGTCATTCGAGCCAGTAAGGGGGCATTCACTCCCTTTGCTCTGACTGCTCACGGTCGACTCGATGATCTACTGAAGGCCGCCATCAAGTACCAGCCCAAGTACATCGTGGCCAGCGACGACGCTGCCGCCCAGGCATTCGACTGGTCGCAGCTTCCCCCAGAGACGACGCTGCTGACCGGCACGGCCGGGTTGCAGGAAGTGGCCGCCCACAGCGAAGCCGATATTATTGTTTCGGCAATCGTCGGTCGGGCAGGACTGGAAGGAACATTTGCCGCAATCGCCGCCGGCAAACGCGTGGCATTGGCCAACAAGGAAACCCTGGTCGTCGCTGGACATTTGGCAACCAAGTTGGCCCAAGAGTCTGGCGCCGAGATCCTTCCGGTCGACAGCGAACACAGTGCGATTTTCCAGGCTTTGATGGCGGGAAGCGAAACTGATGTCCGCAAAGTGATCCTCACGGCTTCCGGTGGACCTTTTCGTAAGTTCACCCAGCAGCAGCTGTTGAAGGTGACCGCAGACGAGGCGCTCGACCACCCGACCTGGAAAATGGGACCGAAAATCACGGTCGATTCGGCGACCATGATGAATAAAGCCCTCGAGCTGATCGAAGCCAAATGGCTGTTCAATTTGAAGGTCGACCAGATCGACGTGGTGGTTCATCCCCAGTCGATCATTCATTCGATTGTGGAGTTCGTTGACGGTTCGATGGTCGCCCAGATGAGCCCTCCTGATATGCGGATGCCAATTCAGCTGGCGATGACCTATCCGGAGCGCACGGAGTGTCCTGCCAGGAAGCTGGACCTGACGACTGCGTTTTCCCTCGAATTCGAGCCCCCAGATTACGAGCGTTTCCCCGCCCTTAAACTAGGAAAAGAGGTCGCGGAGCGTGGAGGAACGTGCGGAGCTGTGCTGAATGCCGCGAATGAAGTGGCCGTACAGCAGTTTTTAGAAGGTAAAATTCGTTTCGTAGACATTTACCGGGTATGTCGCCACCTATTGGACGAACACCCGTTTGAATCAAACCCAGAATTAACCCGGCTGCTCGAGCTTGATGCTTGGGCCCGAGAGGAGTCTATCAAGTGGATCACTTGCTGTTTGCGGCAAGCGAAGGACCAAGCCTGCTCCAATACTTAG
- a CDS encoding site-2 protease family protein, with amino-acid sequence MDHLLFAASEGPSLLQYLGGIWAFMQGIIGLGIVIFVHELGHFLVAKACGVRCDKFYVGFDVPITLGPWTISALWKKKWGETEYGIGTIPLGGYVKMLGQDDNPNNAEDESASTMIEKVDEEGNKTEVVNPRSYTAKSVPQRMAIISAGVVFNLIFGVIFAAIAYNMGVPYIPAQISWVQPGSPAWEAGLNPGDEIVGLNSEGKVRKDLRFDKDMTLQIIMNGDDKAMPFVVKRADGEQEVIDIVPKNTYKDAQRPTIGVAPMYTTKMMVAPKLMGMIFGSEVADKLKPGDNLKGINGEPITNFLDYQKYVANHPYDSLKLKLERKLDQESEATEDVEVEIPTVPYRETGLVMEISPIRGIRSGSPAEKAGLKVGDKLVSLNGEPLGDGYTLPSRETKWAGETIEVVIEREGKQETKSIKTVVPQGFSSEYMPGYEIGLQTLGLTFDLTTTIAEVLPDSSAAEAGLASGDEVLIVGFQGTTDAAKETNEEMKIGVKDVKVKTDEIAWQAVQWTLQVAHPDTAMVLTVKKKDSGSPENVSVSSTPSKTEMLQSRYLRFEVEEKIQYATSLGDSLYLGVREVGEGMNQVIVVLRKIFSGEMQISGLGGPGTILYVATAESSRGISRLLTFLTLISANLAVVNFLPIPVLDGGHMMFLLYEGIRGKAMNEKWMLRLTYLGLAMVLTLMVTVIFLDINRFFPWG; translated from the coding sequence GTGGATCACTTGCTGTTTGCGGCAAGCGAAGGACCAAGCCTGCTCCAATACTTAGGCGGCATTTGGGCCTTCATGCAAGGCATCATCGGCTTGGGCATCGTCATCTTCGTGCACGAGCTGGGCCACTTCCTGGTGGCCAAAGCTTGTGGCGTGCGCTGCGATAAGTTCTATGTCGGTTTCGACGTTCCGATTACCCTTGGCCCGTGGACTATCTCGGCCCTCTGGAAAAAGAAGTGGGGCGAAACCGAGTACGGCATCGGCACGATCCCATTGGGCGGTTACGTCAAGATGTTGGGTCAGGACGACAACCCCAACAACGCCGAAGACGAATCGGCCTCGACCATGATCGAAAAGGTCGACGAAGAGGGCAACAAGACCGAAGTCGTCAACCCACGCAGCTATACCGCCAAGAGCGTTCCGCAGCGGATGGCCATCATTTCCGCCGGCGTAGTCTTCAACCTGATCTTCGGTGTGATTTTCGCCGCCATCGCCTACAACATGGGCGTCCCGTACATTCCGGCCCAGATCAGTTGGGTTCAACCAGGCTCGCCAGCCTGGGAAGCAGGTCTTAACCCAGGCGACGAAATCGTCGGCCTGAACTCTGAAGGCAAGGTTCGCAAAGACCTGCGTTTCGACAAGGACATGACCCTGCAGATCATTATGAATGGCGACGACAAGGCGATGCCGTTCGTCGTGAAACGTGCCGATGGCGAGCAGGAAGTCATCGACATCGTTCCCAAGAATACCTACAAGGATGCCCAGCGGCCAACCATCGGCGTGGCACCAATGTATACGACCAAAATGATGGTCGCCCCGAAGCTGATGGGGATGATCTTTGGCAGTGAAGTCGCCGATAAGCTGAAACCAGGGGACAACCTCAAGGGAATCAACGGCGAGCCGATCACCAACTTCCTCGACTACCAGAAGTACGTCGCCAACCATCCGTACGACTCGCTGAAGTTGAAGCTCGAGCGAAAGCTCGACCAGGAAAGCGAAGCGACCGAGGACGTCGAAGTCGAAATCCCGACTGTCCCTTATCGCGAGACGGGCCTGGTCATGGAAATCAGCCCGATCCGTGGGATCCGCTCCGGTTCACCGGCTGAAAAAGCCGGCCTGAAGGTTGGTGACAAGCTCGTTTCGCTCAACGGTGAGCCGCTGGGCGATGGCTACACGCTTCCCAGCCGCGAAACCAAATGGGCTGGGGAAACGATCGAAGTCGTGATCGAGCGCGAAGGCAAACAGGAAACCAAGTCGATCAAAACGGTCGTTCCGCAAGGGTTCTCGTCGGAATATATGCCTGGTTACGAAATCGGCCTGCAAACCCTGGGGCTGACCTTCGACCTGACGACGACCATTGCCGAGGTTCTTCCCGATAGCTCGGCCGCAGAAGCAGGTCTCGCCTCTGGCGACGAGGTTCTGATCGTCGGCTTCCAAGGCACAACTGATGCTGCCAAGGAAACGAACGAAGAAATGAAGATCGGCGTGAAGGACGTCAAAGTCAAAACGGACGAGATCGCCTGGCAGGCCGTCCAGTGGACGCTGCAAGTCGCCCACCCCGATACGGCCATGGTCCTGACGGTGAAAAAGAAAGACTCCGGCTCTCCGGAAAACGTTTCGGTCAGCAGCACGCCTTCTAAGACGGAAATGCTGCAAAGCCGGTACTTGCGTTTTGAAGTCGAAGAGAAAATTCAATACGCGACCAGCCTCGGCGATTCGCTTTACCTGGGCGTTCGTGAAGTGGGCGAAGGGATGAATCAAGTCATCGTCGTTCTGCGGAAGATCTTCTCCGGCGAGATGCAGATCAGCGGTCTCGGTGGCCCTGGTACGATCTTGTACGTGGCCACTGCCGAGTCGTCACGTGGTATCTCGCGACTGCTGACCTTCCTGACGCTCATCAGCGCCAACCTGGCAGTGGTAAATTTCCTGCCGATTCCGGTTCTCGACGGCGGGCACATGATGTTCCTACTGTACGAAGGGATCCGCGGCAAGGCGATGAACGAGAAGTGGATGCTCCGTCTGACCTACCTGGGCCTGGCCATGGTGCTGACCCTGATGGTGACGGTCATCTTCCTCGACATCAATCGCTTCTTCCCCTGGGGTTAG